One window from the genome of Oryza glaberrima chromosome 3, OglaRS2, whole genome shotgun sequence encodes:
- the LOC127767412 gene encoding protein NDH-DEPENDENT CYCLIC ELECTRON FLOW 5 produces MAFCTPTATTPPHATPPPLTTSWKQLAFCNSSRLAAGGGGGGVGQRARPAGASVEARALAPASTAADAAAAAAAAAPAPPNVDYLAAEFAGHGVSFEAVGGSCAVKMELRNGSAAHVLLPGGLVTSYKPAMWHGAPTEVIHTTVAEGLGGRAVIRGGVSLDLRCGGAAGGGGDGMPPWSPSGAWSLRDVRGSPTGSIEVELASAAPPEASGVEARCVVTLHPEALATEFTARNAASPSPVALSAAVSTHLRVSTPDATYAVGLQGSDYRAIDPVLSEFAIVPPDFMSRSSSATTLARRWATKGFDAVLSGGGGGGAGAQEADGEEDDDYKRMTEEMCRIYSHAPRQFTIIDRGRRNSICVQRRGFEEVYVFSPGSKYQWYGKYAYVCVGPAMLEPIVLSPGATWSGAQYLRNPNL; encoded by the exons ATGGCGTTCTGCACTCCTACTGCCACCACTCCTCCTCATGCCACTCCACCTCCTCTCACCACCTCATGGAAGCAGCTCGCCTTCTGCAACTCTTCCCGGctagccgccggcggcggcggcggcggcgtcggccagAGGGCGCGGCCGGCCGGTGCAAGTGTTGAGGCGCGCGCAttggcgccggcgtcgacggcggcagacgcggcggcggcggcggctgcggcggcaccCGCCCCTCCCAACGTGGACTACCTGGCGGCGGAGTTCGCCGGCCACGGCGTCAGCTTCGAGGCCGTCGGCGGCAGCTGCGCCGTCAAGATGGAGCTGCGCAACGGCAGCGCCGCGCACGTGCTGCTCCCGGGCGGCCTCGTCACGTCCTACAAGCCGGCCATGTGGCACGGCGCCCCCACCGAGGTGATCCACACCACCGTCGCCGAGGGCctcggcggccgcgccgtcaTCCGCGGCGGCGTGTCGCTGGACctccgctgcggcggcgccgccggcggaggcggtgacGGGATGCCACCGTGGTCGCCGAGCGGCGCATGGTCGCTCCGCGACGTCAGGGGGAGCCCCACGGGCTCCATCGAGGTCGAGctggcctccgccgcgccgccggaggCGAGCGGCGTCGAGGCGAGGTGCGTCGTGACGCTGCACCCGGAGGCGCTGGCGACGGAGTTCACGGCGAGgaacgccgcctcgccgtcgccggtggctcTGTCCGCCGCGGTGTCCACCCACCTCCGCGTGAGCACGCCGGACGCCACCTACGCCGTGGGGCTCCAGGGCTCCGACTACCGCGCCATAGATCCCGTGCTCTCGGAGTTCGCCATCGTGCCCCCGGACTTCAtgtcgcggtcgtcgtcggcgacgacgctcGCGCGGCGCTGGGCCACCAAGGGGTTCGACGCGgtcctctccggcggcggcggcggcggcgcgggggcgcaagaggccgacggcgaggaggacgacgactaCAAGCGGATGACCGAGGAGATGTGCCGCATCTACAGCCACGCCCCCCGCCAATTCACCATCATCGACAGG GGGAGGAGGAACTCCATTTGCGTTCAGCGGAGAGGGTTCGAGGAGGTGTACGTGTTCAGCCCGGGGTCAAAGTACCAGTGGTACGGGAAGTACGCCTACGTGTGCGTGGGGCCCGCCATGCTGGAGCCCATCGTGCTGTCACCTGGGGCCACATGGTCAGGGGCTCAGTACCTGCGCAACCCAAACCTCTAG